Below is a window of Dehalobacter sp. DNA.
GAGGTTAAAACAAAATCGCCGCATACCTCAGATTTTCACAAAAGAGGAAATAAGAAAGATTCTCGACAGTACGGACAGCAAAATTCACAGAGTTATGCTTATGCTCGCTTACGGATCAGGATTACGCCTTTCTGAAATTACCAACCTTAAGGCTTCGGACATTGAGTCTGGTCAAATGCGTATACTTGTCCGTCAGGGGAAAGGTAACCGTGATAGATATGCGTTGTTACCACAGTCAACGCTTGATTATCTTAGAGAATACTGGAGGGAATACCGTCCAAAAGAATGGCTGTTTGAGGCTCCCAGAGCTGGTGGTAGGTATCAAAACCGTACATTACAGGATGCTTTTAAGTCAGCTCTTCGAAAATCAGGTGTTAAAAAGCAAGGGACCATACATACACTTCGTCGCTGTTTTGCTACTCATTTATATGAAGATGAACATAATTTGTTGGCATTAAAAAAATTGTTAGGTCATGTGAGGATTGATACCACAGCTTGGTATACGCAACTTGCAAACTCAGAAGTACTAAAAACTAAAAGTCCTATTGACACTTTGCCAAAGAAGAAAGGGCGTCCACGTAAAATGGTGTCGCATGCTTGAGATACAAGACATCTTCAGTCAACACGGCGATGAATATCTGAGCCGTCACCATCTGCCACCGCATGTATGCAAAGCGGTAAGAGCAATACAGAACTGCAGGACGGCAACACTTGGTGGTCATATGGATGCATGTGATGAATGCGGGCATATCAAAATATCATATAACTCTTGCAGAAACAGGCACTGTCCGAAGTGTCAGGCGCTGAGTAAAGAACGTTGGGTGATGGCGCGAAATGATGATTTGCTTCCAGTGCCATATTTTCATGTGGTATTTACATTGCCGGATGAATTGAGTATGCCAGCATTTCAAAATCAGGGCGTAATGTATGACCTACTCCTGAAATGTGCCCACGGAACATTGCGTGAGTTGGCAGCCGACAAAAAATATCTGGGTGCGGAAGTAGGATGCATTTCTATTCTACATACTTGGGGGCAAAACTTGAATCACCATCCGCACGTGCATATGATTGTTCCGGGCGGAGGTCTGACAAAGGAAGGGAAATGGAGGGATTCCCGTAAAAAGTTCTTTATTCCGGTAAAAGTGATGGCTCGCAAATTCAGAGGAAAATTCCTGCACCATTTTAAACAAATGAATCTGGAGTGGTCCGGTGGTTTGCAAGAGCTGAGAGATCCAAAGAAGTGGCAGGAATTTCTTAACATACTCTATCAAAAGAATTGGTATGTCTACTGCAAACGTCCATTCAAAACGTCAAATAGTGTGATTTCCTATCTTGGACGCTATACTCATCGTGTCGCTATTGCAAATCACCGTATTCTCAGTGTAAGGGATA
It encodes the following:
- a CDS encoding site-specific integrase → MTKTEVLEKLTRDLEMRGRSIETIKEYTTKVRLFQDYFGKSADQMGEKEIIDYLYYLATEKKINPQSVNTYNSALRFVYSVTLDVVLNYKKLPRLKQNRRIPQIFTKEEIRKILDSTDSKIHRVMLMLAYGSGLRLSEITNLKASDIESGQMRILVRQGKGNRDRYALLPQSTLDYLREYWREYRPKEWLFEAPRAGGRYQNRTLQDAFKSALRKSGVKKQGTIHTLRRCFATHLYEDEHNLLALKKLLGHVRIDTTAWYTQLANSEVLKTKSPIDTLPKKKGRPRKMVSHA
- a CDS encoding IS91 family transposase; the protein is MLEIQDIFSQHGDEYLSRHHLPPHVCKAVRAIQNCRTATLGGHMDACDECGHIKISYNSCRNRHCPKCQALSKERWVMARNDDLLPVPYFHVVFTLPDELSMPAFQNQGVMYDLLLKCAHGTLRELAADKKYLGAEVGCISILHTWGQNLNHHPHVHMIVPGGGLTKEGKWRDSRKKFFIPVKVMARKFRGKFLHHFKQMNLEWSGGLQELRDPKKWQEFLNILYQKNWYVYCKRPFKTSNSVISYLGRYTHRVAIANHRILSVRDTEVSFKWRDYRDEKKEKVMTLSVDEFMRRFLLHILPPGFTKIRHYGFLSPAAKKKKLTLCKRLTGAKITIKAPEKLSYVELMKCLTGHDITLCPHCGKGHFVPISGLSPPVAV